tagaatttcaatgaatcaattttattatataaaacacatataaattagtaaaaacaataataaaattaagtcgATAAACTTTTTCTAGCAAGAAAcactttaattaaatttctttcgtgaaataaaacagaataaattttttaatcactaGTAAACATTGTAAATCAAAAAGATTAACTCGACATTTTTGAGCTATCAGCCACATTCATAGATGATGAAtgattatatatgtgtgtgttgagcaataaaacaataatgtatgtaccatataataataataataataattgagggGTTGTAATTAAcatcaaatcattaaaaaaaaaaaaggtgtggtATATTTTGCATCGTACGTACCCAAATCCATGTTTGGCATAGTATGGTAAATTTGAAAGAGTGGTTTCATCAACGTCAAAGACCCATATATCCTTTCCATCTCCAGCTAGCTTGAAGGTTTTAGCATGGGCAAAAGCCTCATCAGTTATGACAGCTGAGTCTTCCCTGTATTGGCTGCCTAGCATGTAGTGCCCTACGTAATCTTCACACTCTTCAGGAACTGTACTCCATCCAATCTTATTGTTTGTTTCAACAGCTAGTCGCCAACTCAGGCATGACATGCCAGGAACGTGGTGGCCGCCGGAACCCCATTTTGACCTGAGAAGGTGCATCTGGAGGGGGTAATGGCTCAGCGGGGAGCCCTGGGAAGTTGCTAGAGTCACtgcaagaaaaaagatttgCAAAATTAAAGAAGCCATGGTGTTTTGCTCTTCCGTGGAATGCCTCCTGTTTCAGATTATTTCTTGAAATAGGGCTTTGGGGTGTTATTACTTATTTGACCTCAGTTTGGGTTCACATCTCTTTGGCTGCCCCTGCTGCTGTTCGCGATGGACAAAAGGTCGTCTTTCTATGGaggatttcttcttctttttttttttttttaaaaaaaaaaaaaaacgtggtcTATGACTCTATATGGTTTAATTGTTCTCTGGAAAAGCGACATAAAGAGAAATTATTTCTTGGATGACGACAATGTCTGAGTTGTCGTAATAAGACTTGTAAGATTTCGATAAAACTTTCCACCAACTGGATGGCAGGGAATTGATTCCTCTAGCCCCACAAACTTATCTACATGCTGTGTGTAGAATACGTCGTGTATATCTTGATTGATTAGTCTTTACaggttttataattaataatcaagtaattttttaataattattaatattagcaattataaaatttaaatttaaatttatataaaaaaaaattctttgatctcaaatttttaccattaaattatctacttgatgatttataattattattcttgaGGAGCACGGTAatgacttttttaaaagaatttatttatttttaatatttttaaattattttaatatatttttaaataaaaaactacttcTCACAAACTtctaaaactagtttttttttttgtggttaaaaaatatgtttgtaaaaatctcaaatttgttttactttcaattgttattttttaaataattttatgttatttgaatatatttatatcaaaaataaattttaaaaaataattcaaactaaataaaatattaattatggaTCAAACTTCAAACACTCTAATCATGAAGAATGTTAATAtgttttgttccttcttttatttttttttcttttaaggattTTACCTAattacatttctttttttccttttttaaattttacctaATTACATTTCACGTTAATAGTCGGTCGATTTCGATTCAATTCTCTGGCCAAGATCTGTGATGGTGTTTTAATTAgagaaagcagaaaaaaaacaaagacataattatttttaaaaaaaaaaaaaccagagacaGATCATACGAGATCATTCAAAATCTGTGACCTCCTTATTTAATTGATAGCCGAATATCATGTTAGACGAGGCACCTTTTAGgttgataaattaattgaaacGTGTTTCATTCCTcattactaaattaattaaaaataatttaatcttttcatatttttaaagtacaattaagtaattaatatctaatgattttttttatttttataattttatttttttatcatgttgacTGAAgtgcaatttaatattttttatagatataaaatataattaaaaaaataaaagtggtgtGTGAGAGGCATTTGTAGTCTTCTAGCAAAACGTTTGATCcctttttttctattagttAAGCAGCCAAAAAACTCATAGAGTTGGTGGGGTGGTTTATTGCTagcaatgtttttattattattattattattattattattattattttatcttatttctcTTTCCTTCCCTTAAAAATTTATGGTGGTGAtgcaaaattttagaattaagcTCTAATTTATGCGAATTTCAACTTTGTgtatgcgtaaaaataaatatattttatttgtttattcaatgACGCCAGAGTcatgaataaaaacattaatttaaatttattttgtttttatagataTGTAATAGTTATCAATACCAGAGTTGGaagtatccgtagttgaatattcactggcgccagagtcaagaATATTAAACGCAAACCATCATAGtataaaccaagaaaatattAGCAATTTATGACAAAATCAGCAATGCAGCTTTCCTCAGGCATGACGTTTAAGGcgtgataatatctttctttttacgtaaccagtctcgtACTATAGAATCTCTgctgaccagttagggttcctagtgaccatactactaggtggtgacttctTAAACAAAACCATCCCTCCATCAAAGAATAAAAtgccagaaatccattcttttCATGAAGATTTTTAATCGGTCGCCGCGATGTCCGGGTGTGATAAggattattaaaataatcctAACCCTATATTTGTGAATATTAAAGGACTCATCCAAGTAAAGTTTTCTTATGACGAGCTCATTGTGGAATTGAGTGTCATGTGATGTTTGGGCATTGCCAACTttataaataagtattttatgataaaattttcCAAGGCTTGGTCCTTGTGACCAATCTTAATGGATATTATAGGTCGTATTCTCCtaatttaatagtttgtttGATTATATGCTCTAACATGTTTGGCTTgttattaatttgttaatagaATCGGTCAACCAAATTGATTACCTTGTGTGATTGGAAGCATGACTTCATCTTTTTTGTAGCACTTAGTAGGATGATGGTCACTTTCTCAAAGTTAAAATATCTAGTCTTTGAGTCCTAATAGATCTTGCTAGTATAGTACATAAAACTTTAAACCCTTTTTTCCTCTTGAACCAACATCATGCTAAATGTCAAATTCATAACTTCTAggtaaacaaaaatattctacCTTCTAAGATTAAGACATAAGTTTTAAAGAGGATATACATGTTTTAAGctcttaaaaagtttttttttagttctttaaaaTCCATTCAaaatttgagatattttttaaaaaaatttaaagaatgacAAGTAATGTTCTCCAAggtaaaagataaatatgttaAAAGATGACAATTCTTAATGAGCCTTTGGCCTTCTATCATTGAATGTGTGGAGTCATGGTAAGGATAACTTGGACCTTTTAGGATTCAGCTTTATTCATCTGctatctacaaaaaaaaataaaaaattcctatGAACGTTTTTCTAATGGAAAAGGCATATTTCATGGGATTTAATTTCATACACTAGCGTAAAATGCAGAAGATCTATTAGAGGTTGTAAAGATGTTGCTCGAAAGTCATGTCTTGTGACAAATATATTATCAATGTAAATATCCATGTTTCTATGTAATTGAGCTCTAGAAACCTTATTCACTAATGCAATCTTAGCTTCAAAACCAAGAGATCCATTAGAGGTTAGATTGGGTTCAGTCACGAGACTTAGAGCAAAGAGGTTCAAGAAGGCAATTAATGAACTTTTTCAAGATATATAGGCTAAGGTGGATTTCAAGTggatatcaaataataaagaacaagccttgattaatttgattcatGTCAAGAAGAGTTTTTAGAGGAGCTTCTAGACATTACATAAAGATTTGAATAAGAAGATTCAAATATATCAGTTTTGACGTTTGCTACTGTTTTGGCCATAACTGAAGCtacaaaatgaattttgatgtgattctagttaaattgaaaagtagACATCCATATATTTCTAGTGACATGGTAGACCTTTTAATTCATCAATACATTAGAGAACTATTCATTTGAATTTGGGCTTCAATTCTGCtaacaaattacaaaactcGACTCTGAGTTTGTTTTAATTACATgggctattatttatttatattttagtttctttATAGGGCTTGAAACATTTAAGGGTTATTTgggttagttttattttattattttagttatttaaggtttttaatgtgttaaggtttatttatcaagtttgaGTCCATTATGTCAAATCAAGGTTAAGTTTTTACCATACAAaccaattgttaatattattttaaggttgatgaattttatctaaaagtttttttcatattgtgTGCTTATTTCTATTTGTGTGGTTGAATAATTCATATACcaagttcttgaatgaacttGCAAACTCTTCAAATAATTGATCAACTTTGTtgtgatttataattttcattcgCATCTTGTTTTAGGCGTAAAGTTGAGGTGATCAATTTCATATAACTTTGGTTATCCAAGGTAAGGTTGTTATTGGGTCAATATCCAAACTTtcttcaaaatctaaaattagcAATCTAAGGGATAGTTTTGCATCattaactatattttatatatagccCTAACATTCTTCACTCCAAGTGGTATAATTTGGTAATAAAACATTCTTTTATctatgataaatattttttttgttgttgttagaaTGCCTGAATATCTGGTGATATCCTAAATTTGTATTAAAAGAactgaaaaacacaaaacaagcaATGGAATccactattttatttattttgggtatGAAGAAATTTTCTTTAGAGAAGGTGTTGTTGAGATTAGATAAGTACAATTGTGGTATAACATCTTTTATTAGGGAAGGTGTTGTGATTATTATGACTTCTTTGCTTGAGATTTTGGCAGCTTTGTTTGTCAAGTTGCTGGTACCGATTTTAGGCCACCTTACCTTACTTGAAATCTATTTTGCGTCCAagttttttgatcaattttggctctaatttcatcctttttgtCAGTTTTGGTCTCCTCAGTTTTGAGCCTAAGTTGCAACCCTgtcaaatatatcattttattacttATTATGCAGTAATTAGGAAGGAATTCTTTTAAAGAAACACTGTACTGATTATTAATCTTGCTCAAAGTAATGCTATTCCTTGGGGCCAacaaatcatattttcaaaagcatattgagggagaataaaatatatatcgaAACTCAGCATCCAATCCTCCAAACCAATGCGGTTGCCTTACCAAAAACAGATTCAAGCAAGTGAAAAGGCATCCAGGAAATTGAATTAGAAACTTTAGGGCGGCTGTTATGATCATCTTCCTCACCTTAAAGAGCCAACAACTCAACCTGTGATTGGATTCTGCCTGCGAACTCTTGACATTTCTATATGAACGACTTCGCAATCGTTCAAGCACTGGATATGCTATGGAATCAGGACCTAAACCTTGGTGTTTATGTTTTCTCATGCAAATCCATGGCTTCAGCAGTTCTCCCATTCCTCCTGAGAGAATCAAGATGCTGCTGCaagttaattacaatattagGATCGATGGCGACCTTCAGCAAGCATCTTGCCAACAACCTGCAAGCCATTTCGACgattcaattctttttcttcCACTTCCTTGAAGCTTGTTGTGAGGTTCAACAAGATGACAGTTCTTCCCAAGTTCTCttccaattttaaaaaataaaaaaattattatttcgatatatttttaaataaaaaacaaccaagaCCACCCTCTAAGAAAAGTGGAAGTGCACATAGGCATTAGAAGCACTAGAATAATTGTGTGTTTTAGCAACTTCAATTAGTAAAGAGTATCTCTTActcaaaatttcctttgttaatTTAGCTTGTCAATTGTGGAGTTATTCGTTTGTTCAGAACAAACAGCATAGATTCGACATTCTAGTAATGCGATTGGGTAGGTATTGCAACAAATTTAGCACGaggaattttaaaagaaaatatttgatgtAGCAATTAATTTGTTCATATCCCGTACAATTGtgctaaattaaataattaaaagagaccAGCCGTCGAGACAAGAACAAACAAAGAGACAGGATCGTGCGTTTTTATTTGGGATATCTAAATAACAAATCATAGCTCAATTTCCTTCACTTCCATTTGAAGTACAATTAAGGTAAAGGAAGAAAACTAATATCCAAAACTTTCCATGATCAATAATCATGGACGTGAACACTCATGATCCATCCAAATTCCAAACAGGTCATTACATGAATCTGTTGGTTGTAGTTTTCCATGGATTGTATTTCTCCCTATTCATATGGACAAAGTTTCTTTACCAAATTCCTTTATTCAACAATTGAAACAAAATGAGAAGGGCTCCAACGTGGCCAGTTGGTCCAAAGATGATGGCCGATAGCACAGCTCCTTACTTTCCTCTCCGTTCGAACCTGGAGCTAACGCTTTCATGGCTGGGGACATTAAGGACTGCCACCAATGAACAAAAGAGTTACAATGAGATTATAGTGCCAACCAACCGAAACATCCAATAACTTGTTAAAAATTAGACATTTCCTTTCAGTTACAATTGAAAATTAGGCATTACCGTCCCCATAAGATGCCATTGTTAGAGGTGACCTAATTAGCGAGCATCCAATGGAAGTAATGTCATCCAATGTGATTTCATCCACAACCTTCAGAAAGTGTTCCACAGGCTTCCTGAGAAGATGAGAAATAGTCATATCACCAAAATGAGGTTTAAATTCGTTTCCTGAGGCAAAATTAACAGCAAATTAAAAGGGTGTGTTTTTCCAAAGGTAAAATCAACTATTCTAAATTCTTGGAGCCCTTGCTGCTGCACAATCTTCAAACAGAAAGCACAAGTTTGAATCTGGAGAGCAGACACtatatgcaaaaaataatataagaaacgaatattttcaaatacttcTTGTCCCCCACTTCAAGAAGCCTTTCTTTACTGTCAATAACAAAATAATCCACAGGAAATCATGAAATCTAGTTATATAG
This genomic interval from Populus alba chromosome 1, ASM523922v2, whole genome shotgun sequence contains the following:
- the LOC118042590 gene encoding acid phosphatase 1, translated to MASLILQIFFLAVTLATSQGSPLSHYPLQMHLLRSKWGSGGHHVPGMSCLSWRLAVETNNKIGWSTVPEECEDYVGHYMLGSQYREDSAVITDEAFAHAKTFKLAGDGKDIWVFDVDETTLSNLPYYAKHGFGAEPYNSTAFNQWVFTGEALALPESLKLYRKLLSIGIKVVFLTGRSEDQRAVTSNNLKNAGYHIWEKLILKSSSYSGKTAVFYKSSERAKLEKKGYRIIGNIGDQWSDLLGTSVGNRTFKLPDPMYYIS